From the Thunnus albacares chromosome 24, fThuAlb1.1, whole genome shotgun sequence genome, one window contains:
- the lancl1 gene encoding glutathione S-transferase LANCL1: MDTRALRNPYPEYDGNPALTHALFDSQGKITSEFGQRLTNKVTELLAVMENGLKSADPRDCTSYTGWAGIALLYLHLHNVFRESSFLHKALEYVSRSLKCLTRRHDVTFLCGDTGPLAVAAVVFYRLQRVQEADECINRLMQYHQIVVKGSGELPDELLYGRMGYLYSLVFVNQQLGQDRIPLQYIQQISEATLMSGEHLSKKFRVQNQSPLMYEWYQEQYVGAAHGLAGIYYFLMQPGFVSAVEDVHRLVRPSVDHVCRLKFPTGNYPPCIGDNRDLLVHWCHGSPGVVYMLLQAYRAFGIPQYLELALQCGEVVWRWGLLRKGYGLCHGAAGNAYTFLALYRLTQDPKHLYRACMFADWCMNYGKHGCRTPDTPFSLFEGMAGTIYFLADLLQPMRARFPAFEV; the protein is encoded by the exons ATGGACACAAGAGCCTTGAGGAATCCGTACCCTGAGTATGATGGGAACCCTGCGCTCACACATGCTCTGTTTGACAGCCAGGGAAAG ATTACATCAGAGTTTGGCCAGCGGCTGACCAACAAGGTCACAGAGCTTCTAGCTGTCATGGAAAATGGGTTGAAGTCTGCTGACCCAAGAGATTGCACTAGTTACACTGGCTGGGCAG GTATTGCTCTACTCTACCTGCACCTCCACAACGTGTTCAGGGAATCTTCATTCCTTCACAAGGCTCTGGAGTACGTCAGCCGCAGCCTGAAGTGTCTGACTCGCCGCCATGACGTCACCTTCCTCTGCGGGGATACAGGGCCACTGGCTGTGGCTGCTGTGGTCTTCTACCGCCTGCAGAGGGTGCAAGAGGCTGATGAGTGCATCAACAG ACTGATGCAGTATCACCAGATTGTGGTGAAGGGTTCAGGTGAGCTGCCAGATGAGCTGCTTTATGGCCGGATGGGCTACCTGTACTCCCTCGTCTTTGTCAATCAGCAGCTTGGGCAAGACAGGATCCCACTGCAGTACATCCAACAG ATTAGCGAGGCCACCCTGATGTCAGGCGAGCACCTCAGCAAGAAGTTCCGGGTCCAGAATCAGAGCCCCCTGATGTACGAGTGGTACCAGGAGCAGTACGTTGGCGCCGCTCATGGCCTGGCCGGCATCTACTACTTTCTCATGCAG CCGGGCTTCGTGTCTGCGGTGGAGGATGTGCACAGGCTGGTGAGGCCCAGCGTCGACCACGTCTGCCGCCTCAAATTCCCCACAGGAAACTACCCTCCCTGTATTGGGGATAACCGTGACCTTCTGGTGCACTGGTGCCACGGATCCCCAGGGGTGGTCTACATGCTCCTGCAGGCATACAGG GCCTTTGGCATTCCTCAGTACCTGGAGCTCGCTTTGCAATGTGGGGAGGTGGTGTGGAGGTGGGGCTTGCTGAGGAAGGGCTACGGGCTGTGTCACGGTGCTGCTGGCAACGCCTACACCTTCCTGGCCCTCTACCGGCTAACGCAGGACCCCAAGCACCTTTACAGAGCCTGCATG tTTGCAGACTGGTGCATGAACTACGGCAAACACGGATGCCGAACACCAGACACTCCCTTCTCACTTTTTGAAG GCATGGCGGGCACCATCTATTTCCTGGCCGACCTTCTGCAGCCAATGAGAGCAAGGTTTCCGGCCTTTGAGGTGTAA
- the mylz3 gene encoding myosin, light polypeptide 3, skeletal muscle, with amino-acid sequence MAEAEAAAPAPAPEPAPAAAGGAEFSADQIEDFKEAFGLFDRVGDNQVAFNQVADIMRALGQNPTNKDVHKILGNPTADDMANKRLNFDTFLPMLKQVDTFQKGTYDDYVEGLRVFDKEGNGTVMGAELRIVLSTLGEKMSEPEIDALMTGQEDENGSVHYEAFVKHIMSV; translated from the exons ATG GCCGAAGCCGAGGCTGCAGCTCCCGCTCCAGCACCAGAACCAGCACCCGCTGCTGCCGGTGGAGCCGAATTCTCAGCTGACCAGATTGAGG ACTTCAAGGAGGCTTTCGGTCTCTTTGACAGAGTTGGTGACAACCAGGTGGCCTTCAACCAGGTCGCTGACATCATGCGCGCTCTGGGCCAGAACCCCACCAACAAGGACGTCCACAAGATCCTGGGCAACCCAACCGCCGACG aCATGGCCAACAAGAGGCTCAACTTCGACACTTTCCTGCCCATGCTGAAGCAGGTTGACACTTTCCAGAAGGGTACCTACGATGACTACGTTGAGGGTCTGCGTGTCTTTGACAAGGAGGGCAACGGCACAGTCATGGGCGCTGAGCTGCGTATCGTGCTGTCCACCCTGG GAGAGAAGATGAGCGAGCCTGAGATTGATGCCCTTATGACTGGTCAGGAGGACGAGAACGGCAGTGTGCACTATGAGG CTTTCGTCAAGCACATCATGTCCGTGTAA
- the acadl gene encoding long-chain specific acyl-CoA dehydrogenase, mitochondrial, which yields MFVKNIAKSCYSGLRNVSGRGQTLSAATTRLQHSQTQQHRHPSTRPETSGAKTLMDIGTRRIFNEDHDMFRESVRRFFQEEVVPHHKEWEKAGQVSREVWEKAGEQGLLGIMTPEEHGGIGGDLFSTAITWEEQMYSNCSGPGFALHSDIVLPYILNYGSKEQIDYFAPKMNAGTCIGAIAMTEPGAGSDLQGVRTYAKKDGSDWILNGNKVFITNGWMADLVVVVTVTNREAKTAAHGISLFLVENGMKGFQKGRKLEKIGLKAQDTAELFFEDVRLPANALLGELNKGFYYLMKELPQERLLIADMAIASCEFMFEETRNYVLQRKAFGKTISHLQTVQHKLAELKTEICVGRSFVDNCLQLHAEKRLDPSTASMAKFWASDLQNKVATQCLQLHGGWGYMWEYPIAKAFVDSRIQPIYGGTNEIMKELIARTIVSQK from the exons atgtttgttaaaaatatCGCTAAAAGCTGCTATTCCGGTTTGAGAAATGTCTCCGGGCGAGGACAGACACTTTCTGCTGCTACTACAAG ATTGCAGCACAGTCAGACCCAGCAGCACAGGCATCCCTCTACACGTCCAGAGACCTCTGGCGCCAAGACCCTGATGGACATTGGCACTCGCCGGATCTTCAATGAGGACCACGACATGTTCAGAGAAAGTGTCCGGCGCTTCTTTCAAGAGGAGGTGGTGCCACACCACAAAGA GTGGGAGAAGGCAGGTCAGGTGAGCAGGGAGGTGTGGGAGAAGGCTGGCGAGCAAGGCCTGCTGGGAATAATGACGCCAGAGGAGCACGGTGGCATCGGAGGAGACTTGTTTTCTACCGCCATCACATGGGAGGAACA AATGTATTCCAACTGCTCAGGACCCGGTTTCGCCCTGCACTCCGACATAGTCTTGCCCTACATCCTCAACTACGGCTCCAAGGAGCAGATCGACTACTTTGCCCCCAAGATGAATGCAGGAACATGCATCGGCGCTATTGCCATGACAGAGCCGGGAGCAGGCAG TGATCTTCAAGGCGTGAGGACATACGCCAAGAAGGACGGCAGCGACTGGATCCTCAACGGCAACAAG GTGTTCATCACAAACGGTTGGATGGCCGACCTGGTGGTGGTAGTGACCGTGACCAACCGCGAGGCCAAGACAGCCGCGCACGGCATCAGTCTGTTCCTGGTGGAGAACGGCATGAAGGGCTTCCAGAAAGGACGCAAGTTGGAGAAGATCGGTCTGAAGGCTCAG GACACAGCCGAACTGTTTTTTGAGGATGTGCGGCTCCCAGCTAACGCCCTCTTAGGGGAACTCAACAAGGGTTTCTACTATCTAATGAAAGAACTGCCTCAG GAGCGTCTGTTGATTGCTGACATGGCCATAGCGAGTTGTGAGTTCATGTTTGAGGAAACCAGGAACTATGTGTTGCAGAGGAAAGCTTTCGGCAAGACAATCTCTCACCTACAG ACTGTGCAGCACAAGCTGGCAGAGCTGAAGACTGAAATCTGTGTGGGCAGATCCTTCGTGGATAACTGCCTTCAGCTCCACGCTGAGAAACGCCTGGATCCCTCCACGGCCTCCATGGCCAAGTTCTG GGCATCTGACCTCCAGAACAAGGTGGCCACTCAGTGCCTGCAACTCCATGGAGGCTGGGGCTACATGTGGGAATATCCCATTGCCAA GGCATTTGTGGACTCTCGTATTCAGCCCATCTACGGAGGCACCAACGAGATCATGAAAGAGCTCATCGCCCGCACCATTGTCAGCCAGAAGTGA